A stretch of the Archangium violaceum genome encodes the following:
- a CDS encoding DUF2381 family protein — MHPRPWPVPLWVLLVSLLAAAQARATGREVRQGTVLVAEPPGGAPPVLYVAARFSTLVDFEELLEPRALLTPELLERLGVVPVGPRSLALLPLRDLAEGERLLVRVTGRTGAGESRTLTLALVTRRDEVDQQARVYFAPREPPRRDTEGEVAAVARMLLASHEPGARPRVALVTPEEPLSFEYSDDIRAHVDSILRLDRRFFVSVSVGPMLFTARPWRLARVRMEPGCEPSRANAGPPLPVLVTMAASGKSLHLYTFSALIPEGTGCVTLTLEEDGPRVIRFERVRLPP; from the coding sequence GTGCACCCTCGTCCCTGGCCCGTTCCGCTCTGGGTCCTCCTCGTCTCCCTGCTGGCCGCCGCTCAGGCACGAGCCACCGGACGGGAGGTGAGACAGGGCACCGTCCTCGTCGCGGAGCCGCCGGGTGGGGCTCCCCCCGTGTTGTACGTGGCCGCCCGGTTCTCCACGCTGGTGGACTTCGAGGAGCTGCTCGAGCCGCGTGCGCTGCTGACACCCGAGCTGCTCGAGCGGCTCGGCGTGGTTCCGGTGGGGCCCCGCTCCCTGGCGCTCCTCCCGCTGCGCGACCTGGCGGAAGGCGAGCGCCTCCTGGTGCGGGTGACGGGCCGGACGGGGGCCGGTGAGAGCCGCACGCTGACGCTGGCGCTCGTCACCCGGAGGGACGAGGTGGACCAGCAGGCCCGTGTGTACTTCGCACCACGGGAGCCCCCGCGGAGGGATACGGAGGGCGAAGTGGCCGCGGTGGCGAGGATGCTCCTCGCGAGTCATGAGCCGGGGGCGCGTCCCAGGGTGGCGCTCGTCACGCCGGAGGAGCCGCTCTCCTTCGAGTATTCCGACGATATCCGGGCCCACGTCGATTCGATTCTTCGGCTCGACCGGCGCTTCTTCGTGAGTGTGTCCGTCGGGCCCATGCTGTTTACCGCCAGGCCCTGGAGGCTCGCTCGGGTCCGGATGGAACCTGGATGCGAGCCATCGCGGGCGAACGCGGGTCCTCCTCTCCCCGTTCTCGTCACCATGGCTGCATCTGGAAAGTCACTGCATCTCTACACCTTTTCCGCCCTGATTCCGGAAGGGACCGGATGCGTGACATTGACGCTGGAAGAGGACGGTCCCCGGGTGATCCGTTTTGAGCGTGTGAGGCTTCCGCCATGA
- a CDS encoding TetR/AcrR family transcriptional regulator produces the protein MGRPRQVLDEDILEAARACFIEHGASVSTETIAARLGVSGPALLKRFGSKRELLKAAFGVAKTPPWLGLMEQGPDERDLREQMREVAGAIDAFFRKMVPALAVLREAGITPEDMRGKDGELPPPARTYETVAGWFRRAQEQGRLRGGDPGVMGGMFLAGLQYRHFLAHITNQTVPPEEGDPWVDRMVDVFWHGVAPEQKGDEKERG, from the coding sequence ATGGGGAGACCCCGACAGGTCCTGGACGAAGACATTCTCGAGGCGGCACGAGCCTGTTTCATCGAGCACGGAGCCTCGGTGAGTACGGAGACGATCGCCGCGCGTCTGGGGGTGTCGGGGCCGGCGTTGCTCAAGCGCTTCGGCAGCAAGCGGGAGCTGCTCAAGGCGGCGTTCGGGGTGGCGAAGACGCCGCCGTGGCTCGGGCTCATGGAGCAGGGTCCGGACGAGAGGGATTTGCGGGAGCAGATGCGCGAGGTGGCCGGGGCCATCGACGCCTTCTTCCGGAAGATGGTGCCGGCCTTAGCGGTGTTGCGCGAGGCGGGCATCACCCCCGAGGACATGCGGGGGAAGGACGGGGAGCTGCCCCCTCCGGCGCGCACCTACGAGACGGTGGCGGGCTGGTTCCGCAGGGCCCAGGAGCAGGGCCGCCTGCGTGGGGGGGACCCCGGCGTCATGGGCGGCATGTTCCTGGCGGGCCTGCAGTACCGCCACTTCCTCGCCCACATCACCAACCAGACGGTGCCTCCGGAAGAGGGGGACCCGTGGGTGGATCGCATGGTGGACGTCTTCTGGCATGGCGTGGCGCCGGAGCAGAAGGGTGATGAGAAGGAGCGGGGCTGA
- a CDS encoding FAD/NAD(P)-binding protein — protein MKNITIVGGGASAIALLSNLAEMPSNASAFGKPGSYTLRIIETAPRVGPGRAYRHLSEEMILNTDPDTMGIRSKDEFKEWLLVRGHAVDPVPRRLFARYLNEKLEQSIVGMSRIGVRVELVRAEVRGIKRHSEGYALLTDSQGLLQADILVLAVGGGHGVPYECLRGSEQCLTLDDLEDASPALGAEAEIVVLGSSQSAIDAALFLSRTTSARITLASRGGGLPLIKGTPKAYTNQRVRPVHERLSLQQFMGLLEEELLLAEAYPSEPPRRPSTSSVLASISSKPFEEGFQEAHTFRLGWQAVMKNLTPHLQPIYENFSAEEKLKFVSTFFPSLRRLRSAIPLRNAEKLSRLINDKRVRVMGGVQDVQRDARSERFVVTSSDARLESRFIVNATGLRYMLHQSPLLSGLGFIRPNLLGGVKVDVRSMRVLDGLERPDPTCYCLGLLSYGDFLITNSMETCAAQARTAAGSILRHLSSDDSSPLLSRWAS, from the coding sequence ATGAAGAATATTACCATTGTTGGTGGTGGGGCCTCCGCGATTGCTCTGCTATCGAATCTGGCGGAGATGCCGTCAAACGCTTCGGCATTCGGTAAGCCCGGGAGCTATACCCTTCGAATCATCGAGACAGCACCACGTGTCGGTCCTGGTCGTGCTTATCGACATCTCTCCGAGGAGATGATCCTCAATACCGACCCCGACACGATGGGCATCCGAAGCAAGGATGAATTCAAGGAGTGGCTGCTGGTCAGGGGTCATGCGGTAGACCCAGTTCCTCGAAGATTATTCGCCCGGTATTTGAACGAGAAATTGGAACAATCGATCGTCGGCATGTCCAGGATCGGGGTTCGTGTCGAACTGGTGCGGGCCGAGGTACGAGGGATCAAACGGCACTCGGAGGGTTATGCCCTCCTGACGGACTCCCAGGGGCTCCTCCAGGCGGACATCCTGGTCCTCGCGGTGGGAGGGGGCCATGGCGTGCCTTATGAGTGTCTGCGTGGCTCTGAGCAATGTTTGACGCTGGATGACCTGGAAGACGCCTCGCCAGCATTGGGAGCTGAAGCGGAGATCGTGGTCCTGGGCTCGAGCCAGAGCGCCATCGATGCCGCGCTCTTCCTGTCGCGAACCACGAGCGCCCGCATCACGCTTGCCTCCCGGGGCGGTGGACTTCCACTGATCAAGGGAACTCCCAAGGCCTACACCAATCAGCGCGTGCGTCCCGTCCATGAGCGGCTGAGTCTCCAGCAGTTCATGGGGCTGCTGGAGGAGGAGCTCCTGCTCGCGGAGGCGTACCCCTCTGAACCTCCCCGGCGCCCTTCGACCTCATCCGTGCTCGCCTCCATCAGCTCGAAACCCTTCGAGGAGGGTTTCCAGGAGGCCCACACCTTCCGCCTGGGCTGGCAAGCGGTGATGAAGAACCTCACACCTCACCTGCAGCCCATCTATGAGAACTTCAGCGCGGAGGAAAAACTGAAGTTCGTGAGCACGTTCTTTCCCTCCCTGCGGCGCCTTCGCAGCGCCATCCCGCTGCGGAATGCGGAAAAGCTCTCCCGATTGATCAACGACAAGCGGGTTCGTGTGATGGGGGGGGTTCAAGATGTTCAGAGAGATGCCCGAAGCGAGCGTTTCGTCGTGACATCCAGCGATGCACGGCTGGAGAGCAGGTTCATCGTCAATGCGACCGGGTTGCGCTACATGCTCCACCAGAGCCCGCTGCTCAGCGGTCTCGGCTTCATCCGGCCCAACCTGCTGGGGGGCGTCAAGGTAGACGTACGGAGCATGCGGGTACTGGATGGTCTGGAGCGGCCAGACCCTACATGCTACTGTCTCGGCCTTCTCTCCTACGGCGACTTCCTCATCACCAATTCGATGGAAACCTGTGCGGCGCAGGCTCGTACCGCTGCTGGAAGCATCCTTCGTCATCTGTCCTCGGATGACTCCTCACCCCTCCTGTCCCGATGGGCCTCATGA
- a CDS encoding MFS transporter gives MSTSTSESAVSQGGRSRPLYVSILCLTIAQLGITFYLPAFPLYAADIGESPERIVSTVAVYLLFYGMAQLLAGPISDRTGRRPMLLVGLGIFTLCALLMSLARHYPSIYVLRAVQGLGGGMLSVLVKLILRDSYKEGELTRAFSVLEAASSITPAVAPFLGGLICSAWGWRANFLSVGAWAALAGALVLGFYDTRWQERSNARGAGSPGAFVRSYVNLFRRVEFVFAGGVVLLTYAANLVFLSFSPVLFQRELHLSASQYGQLMMLPAAATALGGFLGARLSRRLEPLPVLMLGACGLMLSGFCLCSFWLWPTLSVTRALLPFMGMACSAALIFPCAYSIAFGALPSEGGFVAAMLGCLQLSGASIFRLWLTPNVSKLTGIGTLYAAIALMLLLMGAGLSAYRRTESPRYSPS, from the coding sequence TTGAGCACCTCCACGTCCGAGAGCGCGGTTTCGCAAGGGGGTCGCTCCAGGCCCCTTTACGTCTCCATCCTGTGTCTGACCATCGCGCAGCTGGGGATTACCTTCTATCTCCCCGCGTTTCCTCTCTACGCTGCGGATATAGGCGAGTCACCGGAGAGAATCGTCAGCACGGTCGCTGTGTACCTTTTGTTCTACGGGATGGCACAGCTGCTGGCGGGTCCCATCTCGGATCGAACGGGGAGACGGCCCATGCTTCTCGTGGGGCTGGGCATCTTCACCCTCTGCGCGCTGCTCATGTCCCTGGCGCGACACTACCCATCCATCTATGTGCTTCGCGCGGTTCAGGGGCTGGGTGGCGGAATGTTGTCCGTCCTGGTGAAGCTGATCCTCCGGGACTCCTATAAAGAGGGAGAGCTGACCCGGGCGTTTTCGGTGTTGGAGGCGGCCTCGAGCATTACGCCGGCGGTCGCGCCATTCCTGGGGGGGCTGATCTGCTCGGCATGGGGTTGGCGGGCGAATTTCCTGTCCGTCGGGGCATGGGCCGCTTTGGCCGGAGCGCTCGTCCTCGGGTTCTACGATACGCGCTGGCAGGAGCGCTCCAATGCCAGGGGGGCGGGCTCACCTGGGGCTTTCGTGAGGTCCTACGTGAATCTCTTCAGGCGCGTGGAGTTCGTGTTCGCGGGGGGAGTCGTCCTGCTGACCTACGCGGCCAACCTGGTCTTCCTTTCGTTCTCTCCCGTGTTGTTCCAGAGGGAGCTGCATTTGTCCGCGTCCCAATACGGACAACTCATGATGCTTCCCGCCGCGGCCACGGCGCTCGGAGGATTCCTGGGCGCGCGACTCTCGAGGCGTCTGGAGCCCCTGCCTGTGCTCATGCTGGGGGCCTGTGGCCTGATGCTCTCGGGGTTCTGCCTGTGCTCCTTCTGGCTCTGGCCGACCCTCTCCGTCACACGCGCCTTGCTTCCCTTCATGGGGATGGCTTGCTCCGCGGCGCTCATTTTTCCCTGTGCCTACAGCATTGCCTTTGGTGCGCTGCCTTCCGAGGGCGGTTTCGTGGCGGCGATGCTGGGATGCCTCCAGCTCTCAGGAGCGTCCATCTTCCGGCTCTGGCTCACTCCCAATGTCTCGAAGCTGACTGGGATCGGCACACTGTATGCGGCGATTGCACTCATGCTTCTGCTCATGGGAGCGGGCCTGAGCGCCTACCGTAGGACAGAAAGCCCTCGCTATTCGCCATCTTGA
- a CDS encoding alpha/beta fold hydrolase, which produces MAETRVGGARIRYDDVGQGGPTLLFIPGWCTSRSVFRKLAPWCSTLHRTLVVDLPGHGESSLPGMDFDSASVVDILRSVIDASGARQVVPVALSHAGWWALELRRQLGRRVPALVLLDWLVLEPPPAFLQAVRALQTPQWRQARDGLFSLWLQGVGAPDVIRFVHEDMGSFGEDMWKRAGREVSRAYAQYGSPLRALSALSPTLPTLHLYAQPEDSAWLEAQRSFASSNPWFQVQKLPARSHFPLLELPEEMAARIGRFIDSLVEVGNPLDRLAPSPS; this is translated from the coding sequence ATGGCCGAGACGCGCGTGGGTGGGGCTCGCATCCGTTATGACGACGTGGGGCAGGGAGGGCCCACGCTGCTCTTCATCCCCGGCTGGTGTACCAGCCGCTCGGTGTTCCGAAAGCTGGCCCCCTGGTGCTCCACGCTCCACCGGACGCTCGTGGTGGATCTCCCCGGCCACGGCGAGTCCAGCCTGCCCGGCATGGACTTCGACAGCGCCAGCGTGGTGGACATCCTGCGCTCCGTCATCGACGCCAGCGGTGCGCGCCAGGTGGTGCCCGTGGCCCTGTCCCACGCGGGCTGGTGGGCCCTCGAGCTGCGGCGCCAGCTCGGCCGGCGCGTGCCCGCGCTCGTGCTGCTGGACTGGCTCGTGCTGGAGCCACCTCCGGCCTTCCTCCAGGCGGTGCGGGCCCTGCAGACGCCCCAGTGGCGGCAGGCCCGTGACGGGCTCTTCTCCCTGTGGCTGCAAGGGGTGGGCGCGCCGGACGTCATCCGCTTCGTCCACGAGGACATGGGCTCCTTCGGCGAGGACATGTGGAAGCGCGCCGGGCGCGAGGTGTCCCGCGCGTACGCGCAATACGGCAGCCCGCTACGGGCGCTCTCCGCCCTCTCGCCCACCCTCCCCACCCTCCACCTCTATGCCCAACCGGAGGACAGCGCCTGGCTGGAGGCCCAGCGCTCGTTCGCCTCCTCGAATCCCTGGTTCCAGGTGCAGAAGCTCCCCGCGCGCAGCCACTTCCCCCTGCTGGAGCTCCCCGAGGAAATGGCCGCCCGCATCGGCCGGTTCATCGACTCCCTCGTGGAGGTAGGCAACCCACTTGACAGGTTGGCTCCCTCCCCCTCTTGA
- a CDS encoding aminotransferase class V-fold PLP-dependent enzyme, whose product MEQPIPILSGMKSGTMRMRRREMLALTGLGLVGGLAHFSNSQEPATGGGGPETATDLSSWEGVRALFPLSPEYAHFAGMLLASHPRPVREALEAHRRGLDDNPTLYLLRNNRRLEDEVRRAAADYLGARPQEIALTDSTTMGLGLVYNGVRIRSDQEILTTQHDYYSTRMSLRYKAARSGASLRKLTLFENLDSVTEDGLVEAVLDAVRRQTRVLALTWVHSSTGLKLPIRRISEGLARINARRSEEDRVLLCVDGVHALGVEDFEVEGLGCDFLIAGTHKWLFGPRGTGIIWGHPRAHAAVEPTIPTFTFVRGAGWGGNMTPGGFHSFEHRWALAQAFELHQRIGKARVTQRLHALGRQLKEGLAAMSHVRLHTPMDENLSAAIVCFDVAGMRPRQAVARLLDRGIIASRTPYRPSLVRFSPGLFNTPEEIERALEAVRALG is encoded by the coding sequence ATGGAGCAACCCATCCCCATTCTTTCCGGGATGAAGAGCGGGACGATGCGGATGCGGCGGCGTGAGATGTTGGCCTTGACCGGGCTCGGCCTGGTGGGAGGCCTGGCCCACTTCTCGAACAGCCAGGAGCCGGCCACCGGTGGGGGCGGCCCCGAGACAGCAACCGACCTCTCGAGCTGGGAGGGCGTGCGCGCGCTCTTCCCGCTCTCACCGGAGTACGCCCACTTCGCCGGGATGCTGCTCGCCTCGCACCCGCGCCCGGTCCGTGAGGCCCTCGAGGCGCACCGGCGCGGCCTGGACGACAACCCCACCCTCTATCTGCTGCGCAACAACCGCCGCCTGGAGGACGAGGTCCGGCGCGCCGCGGCCGACTACCTGGGCGCACGGCCCCAGGAGATCGCCCTCACCGACAGCACCACCATGGGGCTGGGGCTCGTCTACAACGGCGTGAGGATTCGCTCGGATCAGGAGATACTCACCACCCAGCACGACTACTACTCCACGCGCATGTCGCTGCGGTACAAGGCCGCGCGCTCCGGGGCCTCGCTCCGCAAGCTCACCCTCTTCGAGAACCTCGACTCCGTCACCGAGGACGGACTGGTGGAGGCCGTGCTCGACGCGGTCCGCCGCCAGACCCGGGTGCTGGCGCTCACGTGGGTGCACTCGAGCACCGGGCTCAAGCTGCCCATCCGGCGGATCTCCGAGGGCCTCGCCCGGATCAACGCCCGGCGGAGCGAGGAGGACCGGGTGCTGTTGTGCGTGGATGGGGTGCACGCGCTCGGGGTGGAGGACTTCGAGGTGGAAGGGCTCGGGTGTGACTTCCTCATCGCCGGCACGCACAAGTGGCTCTTCGGGCCCCGGGGCACGGGCATCATCTGGGGGCACCCCCGCGCCCATGCGGCGGTGGAGCCCACCATCCCCACCTTCACCTTCGTCCGGGGCGCCGGTTGGGGCGGAAACATGACGCCCGGTGGCTTCCACTCCTTCGAGCACCGCTGGGCCCTGGCCCAGGCCTTCGAGCTCCACCAGCGCATCGGAAAGGCCCGCGTCACCCAGCGGCTCCACGCCCTCGGCCGTCAGCTCAAGGAGGGGCTCGCCGCGATGTCCCACGTGCGGCTGCACACGCCCATGGACGAGAACCTCTCGGCGGCCATCGTCTGCTTCGACGTGGCCGGGATGCGCCCGCGCCAGGCGGTGGCGCGGCTCCTGGATCGCGGCATCATCGCCAGCCGGACGCCCTACCGGCCCTCGCTCGTCCGGTTCTCCCCGGGCCTCTTCAACACACCGGAGGAAATCGAGCGGGCACTGGAGGCCGTCCGAGCCCTGGGCTGA
- a CDS encoding serine/threonine-protein kinase encodes MTKPFHPDLLHAGDMVRHYRVVRRLGSGGFASVFLVEDEGRPYTLKIAARPPGDDDEAREDERAFREAVSLGHFRHPNLLTVRELGRWPELEGGHFFFVTDYVPGSTFNAWRWRTQAPLRRLVGVASELALVMAELHERGMCHRDIKADNVLVRDEDDKPFLIDFGAVFLPGAYRLTRGLPPVTFHNMPPEVAAFLRGGEWEQGVNFPAHPAVDLYAFGALLYEALTDCHPFNPRLPAETLLLAIEFLPPVEPVRLNPRVPPGLNALVMRLLAKAPEQRPPSARVVHEELVRMLEGEGGTEAWMAPYAFPTTRDKVSPRDDSPPSSERKTPESSGSAGAGSARRETGWHRRGWRRALAVLALIPLLLGIGWGVVCLTLPSLSEEGCDPLRFSTPRSLGETLTLLCAASTHFLACASAPVRPDVLGFLERCPPEARLTAVQLGFEEDPFAEIELATVTDAGKGKTGLRNVRSGPMEAWMRLPDGSIRRVTGEAKVLPDRVYAQFDRIYLDGLYPETPGRVPSPICSVIVSEYDRTELGILTHAALPYRGAEVDPAKVVRGRDFAVINAPLVFAYVQLPDRHFPK; translated from the coding sequence ATGACAAAGCCCTTCCATCCGGATCTGCTCCACGCTGGGGACATGGTGCGGCACTACCGGGTGGTGCGCCGCCTGGGGAGCGGCGGCTTCGCGTCCGTCTTCCTGGTGGAGGACGAGGGCCGGCCCTATACGCTCAAGATCGCGGCGCGCCCGCCGGGCGATGACGATGAGGCCCGCGAGGATGAGCGGGCTTTTCGCGAGGCGGTCTCCCTGGGCCACTTCCGCCATCCCAACCTGCTCACGGTTCGCGAACTGGGCCGTTGGCCCGAGCTGGAGGGAGGCCACTTCTTCTTCGTGACCGACTACGTCCCAGGCTCCACCTTCAACGCATGGCGCTGGCGGACACAGGCTCCGCTGCGCCGGCTGGTGGGGGTCGCGAGCGAGCTGGCCCTCGTGATGGCGGAGCTGCACGAGCGCGGCATGTGCCACCGCGACATCAAGGCCGACAACGTCCTGGTGCGTGACGAGGACGACAAACCCTTCCTCATCGACTTCGGCGCGGTGTTCCTTCCAGGGGCGTACAGGCTGACGCGGGGACTGCCTCCGGTGACGTTCCACAACATGCCTCCCGAGGTCGCCGCCTTCCTGCGAGGGGGCGAATGGGAACAGGGAGTGAACTTCCCCGCGCATCCCGCGGTGGATCTCTACGCGTTCGGTGCCCTGCTCTACGAGGCCCTCACGGATTGCCATCCCTTCAATCCCCGCCTGCCAGCGGAGACGCTCCTGCTCGCCATCGAGTTCCTTCCGCCGGTGGAGCCGGTCCGATTGAACCCGCGTGTGCCTCCAGGTCTGAACGCGTTGGTGATGCGGTTGTTGGCGAAGGCGCCGGAGCAGCGGCCTCCGAGCGCCAGGGTCGTGCACGAGGAGTTGGTGCGGATGCTGGAGGGGGAAGGGGGGACGGAGGCCTGGATGGCGCCGTATGCCTTCCCCACGACGCGCGACAAAGTGAGCCCACGGGATGATTCGCCTCCGTCATCCGAGAGGAAGACTCCAGAGTCCTCGGGGTCGGCCGGGGCGGGCAGTGCCAGGAGGGAAACAGGGTGGCATCGCAGGGGCTGGAGGAGGGCACTCGCCGTGCTCGCCCTCATTCCGCTCCTGCTCGGGATAGGGTGGGGGGTCGTCTGTCTGACCCTCCCCTCTCTTTCCGAAGAAGGATGCGATCCCTTGCGCTTCTCCACCCCCAGGTCTCTTGGCGAAACACTTACACTGCTCTGTGCCGCATCCACCCACTTCCTTGCCTGCGCGAGCGCGCCCGTGCGCCCTGACGTCCTGGGCTTCCTGGAACGCTGTCCTCCCGAGGCTCGACTGACGGCCGTCCAGTTGGGGTTCGAGGAGGACCCTTTCGCGGAGATCGAGCTGGCGACCGTGACGGATGCCGGCAAAGGGAAGACGGGCCTGCGCAATGTCAGGAGCGGACCCATGGAGGCCTGGATGCGTTTGCCCGATGGGAGCATCCGGCGGGTGACCGGCGAGGCGAAGGTGCTCCCGGATCGGGTCTATGCGCAGTTCGACCGGATCTACCTCGATGGGCTCTACCCCGAGACTCCCGGCCGCGTTCCGTCTCCGATTTGTAGCGTGATCGTGAGCGAGTACGACCGGACGGAGCTCGGAATCTTGACGCACGCGGCCCTTCCGTACAGGGGGGCCGAGGTCGATCCAGCCAAGGTGGTTCGTGGCCGGGACTTCGCCGTCATCAACGCGCCCCTGGTGTTCGCGTACGTCCAACTCCCCGACCGCCACTTCCCGAAGTGA
- a CDS encoding adenylate/guanylate cyclase domain-containing protein, producing MRAPPRSRPVPSGFDSLYAETVLHMESRVAQVATSAGVIATALVLAGIASGSAIPRIILAATLGFLAWYSCVVLLMRTGRFRPWMRYASSLMDVSMGSVVALLDLHVNGPAFALSAGGPALYAVGIAMATPRLQPRLCLFAGLAAAAQLVVIIHFVLRPAATPQILASGAYDFYLTLAKAIFLVTTGVLGMVASRSMRKLLLRLTESAVERERVRGLLGMHVSEQVMEHLLSGRMPEGGERRAVTICFTDVRDFTRLSESQSPEETLRLLNLYFGRMCEIVAAHGGLVNKFLGDGMLIVFGAPTHQPDDARRALAAAREMLVEAARMRESGEFPGLRIGVGLHRGEAIVGNVGGAQRQEYTVIGDTVNTAARVQDLTKVLGRELLLTRECREALGGDDTSLEPLGAHAVKGRQRQLELFGVPEHDSLAA from the coding sequence ATGCGCGCACCTCCCCGCTCCCGTCCCGTTCCCAGCGGGTTCGACTCCCTCTACGCCGAGACCGTGTTGCACATGGAGTCGCGCGTCGCGCAGGTCGCCACCTCCGCGGGCGTCATCGCCACCGCGCTGGTGCTCGCCGGCATCGCCTCGGGCTCGGCCATTCCCCGCATCATCCTCGCCGCCACCCTGGGGTTCCTCGCCTGGTACTCCTGTGTCGTGCTGCTGATGCGCACCGGGCGCTTCCGCCCGTGGATGCGCTACGCCTCCTCGCTCATGGACGTGTCCATGGGCAGCGTCGTCGCCCTGTTGGATCTGCACGTCAACGGCCCCGCCTTCGCCCTGTCCGCCGGAGGCCCCGCCCTCTATGCCGTGGGCATCGCCATGGCCACCCCCCGGCTCCAGCCCCGTCTGTGTCTCTTCGCCGGCCTCGCCGCCGCGGCCCAGCTCGTCGTCATCATCCATTTCGTCCTCCGCCCCGCCGCCACGCCGCAAATCCTCGCCTCCGGCGCCTACGACTTCTACCTGACGCTTGCCAAGGCCATCTTCCTCGTCACCACCGGCGTGCTCGGCATGGTGGCCAGCCGCTCCATGCGCAAGCTGCTCCTGCGTCTCACCGAGAGCGCCGTCGAGCGCGAGCGCGTGCGGGGGCTGCTGGGCATGCACGTGAGCGAGCAGGTCATGGAGCACCTGCTCTCCGGCCGCATGCCCGAGGGCGGTGAGCGCCGCGCCGTCACCATCTGCTTCACCGACGTGCGCGACTTCACCCGCCTCTCCGAGTCCCAGTCCCCCGAGGAGACGCTGCGTCTGCTCAACCTCTACTTCGGGCGCATGTGCGAAATCGTCGCGGCCCACGGGGGACTGGTGAACAAGTTCCTCGGGGACGGGATGCTCATCGTCTTCGGCGCGCCCACGCACCAGCCGGACGACGCGCGCCGTGCCCTCGCCGCCGCGCGCGAGATGCTCGTCGAGGCCGCGCGCATGCGTGAGAGCGGTGAGTTCCCCGGCCTGCGCATCGGCGTGGGGCTGCACCGGGGCGAGGCCATCGTGGGGAACGTGGGGGGCGCCCAGCGGCAGGAGTACACCGTCATCGGTGACACGGTGAACACCGCCGCGCGCGTTCAGGATCTCACCAAGGTGCTCGGCCGGGAGCTGCTCCTCACGCGCGAGTGCCGCGAGGCACTGGGTGGTGACGACACCTCGCTCGAGCCGCTCGGCGCCCACGCCGTGAAGGGACGTCAGCGGCAGCTCGAGCTCTTCGGCGTGCCCGAGCACGACTCGCTGGCCGCCTGA
- a CDS encoding ATP-grasp domain-containing protein: MKIFIISARNVDFYSLENIAHQCQLFLIATPAQARELRGELRQCFQEVIEVKEVLDRASRVFTFDRADALHAIRQRVREGEDFRVVCNQEANLLLASELREELGIPGPKPGQTEPFRNKVLMKSRLGELREHLPRYIDMATLQEELLSNPRSAYESLRAQLGPTVLFKPKSSVGSRGVYLVNTREEFESFLKNELDFASTYEADEYIQGTLYHCDSVAERGNIIFSECSRYSCPNLEFQFGRNLGSLVLDADSPESLKLKEFSRRVLSRFDLPDSAFHMEIFLRPDGTPVFLEVAARVPGIVSVPLYAMKHGVNMLDLEFRVQTGIHFESNIKERAESCFFMLFPRKQGLITELRTPPMESPYTLEWKVKVGECTTRTTTNVEYAGLMVAHGASRQIHQEFEQLRSFDPIQVGHPS; encoded by the coding sequence ATGAAAATCTTCATCATCTCCGCCAGGAATGTCGATTTCTACTCGCTGGAGAATATCGCGCATCAGTGCCAGCTCTTCCTGATTGCAACCCCGGCGCAGGCCCGGGAATTGCGTGGAGAGCTACGGCAGTGTTTCCAGGAAGTCATCGAGGTCAAGGAGGTGCTGGACCGGGCCTCGCGCGTGTTCACGTTCGATAGGGCAGATGCCTTGCACGCCATCCGGCAGCGTGTCCGGGAGGGAGAGGACTTCCGCGTCGTGTGCAACCAGGAGGCCAACCTCTTGTTGGCCTCCGAGTTGCGTGAGGAGCTCGGTATTCCCGGGCCCAAGCCTGGCCAGACCGAGCCATTCCGAAACAAGGTGCTCATGAAGAGCCGCCTGGGTGAGCTGAGGGAACATCTGCCTCGCTACATCGACATGGCGACGCTCCAGGAGGAGCTGCTGTCGAATCCACGTTCCGCCTATGAATCGCTGCGGGCGCAGCTCGGGCCGACCGTGCTCTTCAAGCCCAAGAGCTCCGTGGGGAGTCGAGGCGTCTACCTCGTCAACACGAGGGAGGAGTTCGAGTCGTTCCTGAAGAACGAGCTGGATTTCGCATCGACCTACGAGGCGGATGAGTACATCCAGGGCACGCTCTACCACTGTGACTCGGTGGCCGAGCGTGGCAACATCATCTTCTCGGAGTGCAGCCGGTACAGTTGCCCCAACCTCGAGTTCCAGTTCGGCAGGAATCTCGGGAGCCTCGTCCTGGATGCGGACAGCCCGGAGTCGCTCAAGCTGAAGGAGTTCTCCCGTCGGGTGCTATCCAGGTTCGATCTGCCGGACTCGGCCTTCCATATGGAGATATTCCTCCGCCCGGACGGTACCCCCGTGTTCCTTGAAGTCGCGGCCCGGGTTCCTGGTATCGTGTCCGTGCCGCTCTATGCCATGAAACATGGGGTGAACATGCTCGACCTCGAATTCCGGGTGCAGACGGGCATCCACTTCGAATCCAACATCAAGGAGCGCGCCGAGAGTTGCTTCTTCATGCTCTTCCCGCGAAAGCAGGGGCTCATCACGGAGCTGCGCACTCCGCCCATGGAGAGCCCGTACACGCTGGAGTGGAAGGTCAAGGTGGGTGAGTGCACGACGCGAACGACGACCAACGTCGAGTACGCGGGGTTGATGGTCGCTCACGGTGCATCGAGGCAGATCCACCAGGAATTCGAGCAGCTGCGGAGCTTTGATCCCATCCAGGTGGGTCATCCGTCTTGA